From a single Brassica rapa cultivar Chiifu-401-42 chromosome A01, CAAS_Brap_v3.01, whole genome shotgun sequence genomic region:
- the LOC103830017 gene encoding LOW QUALITY PROTEIN: pentatricopeptide repeat-containing protein At1g60770 (The sequence of the model RefSeq protein was modified relative to this genomic sequence to represent the inferred CDS: inserted 1 base in 1 codon) — protein sequence MALRHLSRPRDIVKRSTKKYLDEPLYHRLFKDGGSEVSVRQQLNQFLKGTKHVFKWEVGDTIKKLRSRGLYYPALKLSQVMEHRGMNKTVSDQAIHLDLVAKARGIAAGETYFVNLPETSKTELTYASLLNCYCKELMTEKAEGLLNKMKELXMNRDGRVAPDWTTYSNMASIYVDARLSEKAEKALQELEMKNTDRDFKAYQFLVTLYGRLGKLSEVYRIWRSLRLAIPKTSNVAYLNMIQVLVNLKDVTGAETLFKEWQANCTTYDIRVVNVMIGAYAKEGLIEKAKELKEKAPRRGGKPNAKTWEIFMDYYVKSGDTAQALECISKAVSIGKGDGGKWLPSQEAISTLMSQFEVKKDVNGAENLLEIFKKGTDDSIGAEIFESLVRTYAAAGKSHPAMRQRLKMEKVEVNEATQKLLDALCRQE from the exons ATGGCGTTGCGACATCTGAGTCGACCGAGAGACATCGTAAAGAGATCGACGAAGAAGTACCTCGACGAACCTCTATACCACCGTCTCTTCAAAGACGGCGGATCAGAGGTAAGCGTTCGCCAGCAGCTGAATCAGTTCCTAAAGGGCACTAAGCACGTCTTCAAATGGGAAGTCGGAGATACCATCAAGAAGCTCCGAAGCCGCGGCCTCTATTACCCAGCTCTCAAG CTATCTCAAGTTATGGAACATAGAGGTATGAACAAGACGGTGAGTGATCAAGCAATCCATCTCGATCTCGTCGCCAAAGCTCGTGGAATCGCTGCTGGGGAGACTTACTTCGTCAATCTTCCGGAAACGTCTAAAACCGAGCTCACCTACGCGTCTCTTTTGAACTGCTACTGCAAGGAGTTGATGACTGAGAAAGCAGAGGGTCTTCTCAACAAGATGAAAGAGC AAATGAATAGAGATGGTAGAGTTGCTCCAGATTGGACTACATACAGCAATATGGCGTCTATATACGTTGATGCGAGACTGTCTGAGAAGGCTGAGAAGGCTCTTCAAGAACTTGAGATGAAAAACACGGACAGGGATTTTAAGGCGTATCAGTTTCTTGTTACATTGTATGGACGGCTTGGGAAACTGTCTGAAGTTTATAGGATTTGGCGTTCGTTGAGGCTGGCTATACCGAAAACCTCCAATGTAGCTTATTTGAACATGATACAAGTGCTGGTGAACTTGAAAGATGTAACTGGTGCGGAGACACTGTTCAAGGAATGGCAAGCTAACTGTACTACTTATGACATAAGGGTTGTGAATGTGATGATTGGAGCTTATGCAAAAGAAGGTCTCATCGAAAAAGCAAAAGAGCTCAAGGAGAAAGCTCCGAGAAGAGGAGGAAAGCCCAATGCTAAAACGTGGGAGATCTTCATGGATTACTATGTCAAGAGCGGTGATACGGCTCAAGCACTTGAGTGTATATCTAAGGCAGTTTCTATCGGCAAAGGAGATGGTGGTAAGTGGTTACCGTCACAGGAAGCAATCAGTACTTTAATGAGCCAGTTCGAGGTAAAGAAAGATGTTAATGGAGCTGAGAATTTGTTGGAGATTTTTAAGAAGGGAACTGATGATAGTATAGGCGCAGAGATCTTTGAATCGTTGGTAAGAACATATGCAGCAGCAGGGAAGAGTCATCCTGCTATGCGCCAGCGTCTGAAGATGGAAAAGGTTGAGGTTAATGAAGCGACGCAGAAGCTTCTTGATGCATTATGTCGCCAAGAGTGA